A single window of Flavobacterium sp. 140616W15 DNA harbors:
- a CDS encoding LLM class oxidoreductase, with amino-acid sequence MKEELNRDFSNHIGYSRMFAENKLTIGIFLPLRFYEGNMNALEGQSDLVSLIDQHNFAAVWTRDVPLFDPSFGDAGQVFDTFSYLAYLAAKTKQITLATGSLVFPLRHPVDLAKAATTIDQLSGGRLVLGVASGDRPVEYPAYGIDINISGERFRETVSMFRSLISSKQNQAIQSTLGLIKQNSQLLPKPVNDMIPLLVTGSSKQSMDWIGEHADGWLSYPTPTATTEGVMQLKSKIENWRSKIIPRGVFRPHVTNEWIDLVDDPDFPRTPLRGGFILKTGRKGLIQLLEEWQSIGVNHAALGIQFTKRPALETIQELAEEVLPLFPTHKGTKSVPLQY; translated from the coding sequence ATGAAAGAAGAATTAAATAGAGATTTTAGTAATCACATTGGATACAGTCGCATGTTTGCTGAAAATAAATTGACTATTGGTATTTTCCTTCCCCTGCGATTTTATGAAGGAAATATGAATGCATTAGAAGGGCAATCTGATTTAGTTTCCCTAATAGATCAACATAATTTTGCAGCTGTATGGACTCGTGACGTTCCTTTATTTGATCCTAGTTTTGGTGATGCAGGCCAAGTTTTTGACACCTTTAGCTATTTGGCTTATCTTGCTGCTAAAACGAAACAAATCACATTAGCAACAGGAAGTTTGGTTTTTCCTTTAAGACATCCTGTCGACTTAGCAAAAGCCGCTACAACAATTGATCAATTATCAGGAGGGCGTTTAGTACTTGGCGTTGCATCTGGTGATCGACCTGTAGAATACCCTGCTTATGGTATTGATATTAATATCAGTGGCGAACGTTTTAGAGAAACTGTTTCTATGTTTCGCTCTCTAATATCATCCAAACAAAATCAGGCTATACAATCTACTCTTGGACTAATCAAACAAAATTCTCAATTACTACCTAAACCTGTAAACGATATGATTCCATTATTGGTTACCGGATCTAGCAAACAATCGATGGATTGGATTGGAGAACATGCCGATGGTTGGTTAAGTTACCCTACGCCAACAGCTACGACAGAGGGAGTGATGCAGTTGAAATCAAAGATTGAAAACTGGCGTTCCAAAATAATTCCTCGTGGAGTATTTCGCCCTCATGTAACAAATGAATGGATTGATTTAGTAGATGACCCTGATTTTCCTCGCACACCGCTTCGAGGCGGTTTTATACTTAAAACAGGAAGAAAAGGACTAATCCAGCTTCTAGAAGAATGGCAATCAATAGGAGTTAATCATGCAGCTCTAGGAATACAATTTACCAAACGTCCAGCTTTAGAAACTATACAAGAACTAGCAGAAGAAGTCTTACCATTATTCCCAACTCACAAAGGCACAAAATCAGTACCTCTTCAATATTA